In a single window of the Litorilituus sediminis genome:
- a CDS encoding PEP-CTERM/exosortase system-associated acyltransferase, with the protein MNWNKRLLETPIIGDLTKKIASIKASREAHSIADHFTQFLQPQIATDQTLRNEVFKIRHNVYCEELAFEEVRDDGQEKDEFDEQSIFSLIKHKPTGTFTSCVRLVTASGPDEKLPIEKYCLDSITNTDLSPERFNRAEIAEISRLAVKSDFRRRKSDQFKGSGTGVISEISYSETELRCFPFIAIGLYMAAATMGMNTGIRHVYVMMEPRLARSMKFIGITFQQLGAPVDYHGLRAPYYINPDIFMSNLSPGFRSLYDTIEKDICVQLRELQLM; encoded by the coding sequence ATGAATTGGAATAAGCGGCTGCTAGAAACCCCTATTATTGGGGATTTAACAAAAAAGATTGCCTCAATTAAAGCAAGTAGAGAAGCGCATAGTATTGCCGATCACTTTACACAGTTTTTGCAGCCTCAAATAGCAACCGACCAAACCTTAAGAAACGAAGTCTTCAAAATTCGCCACAATGTCTATTGTGAAGAGCTCGCTTTTGAAGAAGTAAGAGACGATGGTCAAGAAAAAGACGAATTTGATGAGCAATCAATTTTTTCACTTATCAAGCATAAACCAACGGGAACCTTTACTAGCTGTGTGCGATTAGTTACCGCCAGCGGTCCTGATGAAAAACTTCCCATTGAAAAGTATTGCTTAGACTCAATTACCAATACTGACTTAAGCCCTGAACGCTTTAATCGTGCTGAAATAGCAGAAATTTCTCGTTTAGCCGTAAAGTCTGATTTTAGACGTCGTAAAAGCGATCAATTTAAAGGCTCAGGTACAGGTGTTATTAGTGAAATAAGCTACTCTGAAACCGAGCTGAGGTGTTTTCCATTTATCGCTATTGGCTTATACATGGCTGCGGCAACCATGGGCATGAATACTGGCATTCGACATGTCTATGTCATGATGGAGCCAAGATTAGCTCGCAGTATGAAATTTATCGGTATTACTTTTCAACAGCTTGGCGCCCCTGTGGATTATCACGGTTTAAGAGCTCCTTATTATATCAACCCTGATATTTTTATGAGTAATCTCTCCCCTGGCTTTCGCAGCCTATATGACACAATTGAAAAGGACATCTGCGTACAGCTAAGAGAATTACAGTTAATGTAA